In Rana temporaria chromosome 3, aRanTem1.1, whole genome shotgun sequence, a single window of DNA contains:
- the LOC120932247 gene encoding alpha/beta-gliadin-like: MKIALAFLLVSLSSCFTLPVDKKDEPAVPVPKVPESVPKSEPKVPETEPKPVPKEPQPVPKQPEPVPKQPEPVPKQPEPVPKQPEPVPKQPEPVPKKPEPVPKQPQPVPKQPQPVPKQPQPAPKPRLDCLIQLLKKDAPALLQNLGTLLCNYRVAQREQNVAYFMSFLEQVDNILKQVGCSLNNLLGFNVKINAANAENLAKEVSLILFQFMEDIIERVMKILAEIPILGDFVNDIPLTKDVRDLACSVLQHYLNDIIKVLNVIADVTGGLTQIIEGL, translated from the exons ATGAAGATCGCTCTTGCCTTTCTGTTGGTGTCTCTAAGCTCCTGCTTTACTTTACCCGTGGATAAAAAAG atgaaCCAGCTGTACCTGTGCCAAAGGTACCCGAATCTGTACCAAAGTCAGAACCAAAGGTTCCAGAAACAGAACCAAAACCTGTTCCCAAGGAGCCACAGCCAGTTCCTAAACAACCAGAGCCAGTTCCTAAACAACCAGAGCCAGTTCCTAAACAACCAGAGCCAGTTCCTAAACAACCAGAGCCAGTTCCTAAACAACCAGAGCCAGTTCCTAAAAAACCAGAGCCAGTTCCAAAGCAGCCACAGCCAGTTCCAAAACAGCCACAGCCAGTTccaaagcagccacagcctgctCCAAAACCAAGACTTGATTGCCTTATCCAGCTGCTAaag AAAGATGCTCCAGCCCTCCTTCAGAATTTGGGAACTCTCCTATGTAATTACAGAGTGGCCCAG AGAGAGCAAAATGTTGCTTATTTCATGTCTTTCCTGGAACAAGTGGATAACATTCTG AAACAAGTTGGCTGCTCTTTGAACAACCTTTTGGGATTCAATGTC AAAATCAATGCTGCAAATGCCGAAAATCTGGCAAAAGAAGTTTCACTAATCTTGTTCCAGTTTATG gaAGACATTATTGAAAGAGTTATGAAGATtctg GCGGAAATTCCAATCCTTGGTGACTTTGTT AATGATATTCCTCTCACTAAGGACGTCAGAGATTTGGCCTGCAGTGTGTTG CAACATTATCTCAATGATATCATCAAAGTCCTG AACGTCATAGCTGATGTAACTGGAGGACTTACACAGATCATTGAGGGGCTGTAG